TGGCTAAAATCCTTGATTTGGGTATATTTTCTGAATGCTCCACAAGATTTTGAGTTCCTACAAATGGACTTACCAAAttcctttcattttcttataTATTCCGTCGTCGAGATTGTTGTTGGTCCTGCAGTAGTCAATCTATCCGTCTGGCCGATAAAATCAAACAGTTTGGAGGGGCCTTGTTCATAAGGTATGATTCTTACTAATTTCTTTTTGTATACCAAGTTTGCTTTTTAGAAAAAAGTTGTTTTGGTTGGTCTTTTTGCTTATATCTCTGACAAAATGCATAGgattttaaatttgttaattctAGATTCTCAAAGTGTATATACCACAGAATAAGATCTTAGTTTAGTTGAAATGATTTGAGAGCTTTTATAgcttttttaaattgtttgaccCTCACAGTTACTTATACTAGTCTTTTCTCCTCGTAGACTTATAGATATAAAAGCTCAGGAGTCAAATGCTCTTTTAGGTTAGATCCTTATATTAAATGTCAGTTGCTTCCAGCTCTGTCAATGGTGGTTTACTTATGGTAATCACTTTTATGTTGAGCCCAGTTTATTTTTGGATAGCAAGAATATATCAATAATCTAATGGTTGGCTTTTCATGTAGAACcttaatgtaaaaaataaaacatcAGTATTGCCGAAGATGAAGTTGCAGGCTTGCAGCAATGGTGCTAAGAAGTTAGAAACATAATGAAAAACATATTAGTCTACTGTTATTAGACAGATATATCTCTGTGTTTGACAGTCATGTCGGATATATATTGGATTTGAGTACTGGAATATGATTCTCTAAGAACccttcaaaaagaaagaaaaagaaaactaacaTACCCTATCCAACATTAGCaccaaaatttgagaaaattttatGTGAAACTAAGCTTTGGGGAGCTTCATTCCATTCAACTTGCTATTTCCTTAATGCTATTAGAACCAGAACACAACTTACAAATTTACTGTCGTAGACATAGTTGTGGTATCCCCTTGTTTTGAAGAATCAGAAGGCTAATAATATATTCATAGTGTCAGAAATTTTAGCTTAAGAAAAATGCTACTATTTGGTGAAGGCTGGAACTGAACTGATGCAAGCATGATGGAACAACATATGATTAATGACTACAATACATGCATCTCAGACACAATTCTTGATCCAAgtgtgtttttttttagtttaaaaatactttttcttgtaatttgttTCTCACGTTAAGAAGGCTTAGCAGTCAGGATTTGCTGCTCCTTCCAATTAAGTTTTAAAAGAAATGTTTTTCACTGATTCTCATGCTTATCATTCATCATTTTGTCTACGTTTGAAGAAATCAAATCCAACCCTCCAATGCCtgaaaattttagagaaaaaaaattaaatatacccTTGTCTAACACACACCGAGTCCGAGTATCTTATAGTCATTGCTACCCCAATTTGAAGTTCTTAGCACTAAGCCTGGATTGAAAAGAAAGATCCTACAAAGTAAGTTTTAGCTCCTCAACAAAAACCAGTTTCAGGGTTGAACTAAAAGGAAACGACCTAGACCCTAATTTAAGGATCAATCCATGGTTTTTGCCTCAACACTTTCAGCAGAACACTCATTTCCTACCTCTTTTTTTTCTGAAAGGGCAAAAAGATGGTTTTTCATTCCCAATGCAGATCCAATATCCAATTATTTCCTATTATTATAATGGTAGCTGCAACAGATGAAAGGAATCTCTGTACCATCAATCAACacacaagaaaagaaagaaaataggaacaaaaaatgaaaaaaataccaACCAAAAGCCACTGCAAAAGGATCAATTTTAAGTAGGCCTCCTGGTTTTTGAGATCTGCTTTGATTAAGATctaaaggggaaaaaaaagaatCACAGAGTTGGAAATGGAGGAagaaattattatgaaaatacaAGAAAGACTTTGCTAGTTTAAGATTTGACAGAAATCTATTTGTTGATATAGTCTTTTCTTACAACTATAAAACTTCGTAGCAGCTCTTCTCATTTTATAATTACAAACTAAACTGAACTAATTAGAAAATGAAGGTAAGCAAGAAAAACTCGGTGACATTTATTTGTTCTTGATGCAATGGATGTAAAAATCCATGAGTTCAAGACAAACAAATCCAAAGAACCCATCCTGCATAAACGAGTGGAGAAAAGGGGAAGGAACCTTAATTCCCTACTGATCTATATATGATCGTATCTCCATTGATCTCTTTTGTTTTCCTTCAAGAATCTCCATGTTTATGCCAGCAAACAAGCATGGCAACACACCGCCTCATAATGTAGAACCTTGCCTTCTGCTCCTTGGCTAAGCTACTGCATTTACGGGAAATGGAAGTCTTTTGTGAATAACTTCTTGGTAGTGCACATTtagatgatgatgaagatgatgaagagGAACATGAGTTCTTCTGTGAAGAACTCCTAAGAAGAGGAGACTTGGAAGAAATACTCTTTGTTGAAAAACTCCTTGGAAGTGAGAACTTTGAAGAACTTGAACAATGGGTACCCGAAGCTTCCTTCTTAGATAGCTTCCACTTCTCATCCATGTAATAAGCTTGGAAGCTTCAACACTAGAGATAATGGAGCTCTCACCTCACCTCAGAGTGTGATCTCTTTAACTTAAAACTTGATAACCTCTTTGTCTGCGCGTGGGGAGagatgaagaaagaaaaagagaagtttAGAATGAGATTTGACTGAGAAGGATTCTCAGGGCTGCAGACAGTAGTGGGGCTATATGTTGTAATATATATAGTAAAGTAGGGCCTCTTTCCTTAGAATTTGAGCTTTCTTAGTTTGATCTGATCAATGTTTATTTAGCATTTAAAGTGCCAATTCTCAACTCTCCCTGGGGGTTTAGAACTGAGTTTTGCATGTCATATTATAGCCTATAGGTACCGTTGTTGCTGGCCTGGCATTATAAAATTGGTCGGTTGATGAGGATTTGGGAAGTCCTCCTCATTCTTGCTGATATATTAAGATTTTGCCTGATTTATGAATCTCCTCACTCTGGGAGATccatcatttctttttttttctagacACTATTGTCGTAGGGGGCTCCATAATCATGTCAGTATTTTAAGTTTACATCACAAAAAAACACACACATGAGAGTGAGAGAGAAGAACAAAAGGGGAAGGAGGGGTGGTGGGGTGGGGTCACTCTATTGTTAGCTGCTTCTTGTGATAAGGAGTGTGTCCCATTGTTGACAGGGTTTTTGaggtttaaattttcaaatacccccccccaccttttttttttccttttcttttttgcaGTTTAGTGAATGGAACATACACTTTATACAGTGCCATTTTGATTCTTGATTGAGTTCCACAAACTATAAATGGGGGTTGAGGGGGGGGGGGCTCTTTTGGTCTTCTCTCCACAGTTCCATGTTTGAGGCTCAAATTCTACATATACCTTTCCTGGTCGTAGTTGTAACACTTCTTTGTATTGTACCACAACTTCACTTTACTAAGCTGGACTCGTACACTTAGCAGACCCAACAGTTGAGAAGCTTCCAAGATATTAAGTTCCCATATTAAGTTCCCAATCCGAGTAGATACCGAAACCCACTATCATTCATTTGGTTATTCTTTGTCCTTAAAACACTTTGATGTTCTACTGATTTAAGTATCGAAGCACGCTTTAGAGGCATTTCTCCCAACATATGACAAGTACAGGAGTTTATTCAGTAAGTCTTCCATTACCAAATATTTTTATCTCAAggatatattaattttttgttgcgcggaagcgtgtgaaagagtaaaattattgtactgaaaaatcacactaagttcaattcccaggaaagagaggtggatcacgaggatcgcttacataccagatctttcctagccagaatatccctctatcgtaatttaatagcacaataaattactacaatgacacttgcaaaatatgcagaacaaaaaaataaagaacactagaattttaacgaggttcagcaaattttgcctacgtcctcgggcactaccaaatatatttcactccaaaaatacaagtgaaagtttacaaatagggagagagaacaattgccttaagtagagaatggcaagtgtgggatgaagaaagtaagaaatggttaggcctatttatagttgaggttcaaggatcaacttgcaatgtccctatacaattagggaccaaaattgcaattatcccatgccaacttttaacccaacttgccaaccaattttactttctactttcagtgcccaccctttttgacttttcaaacaatgggtgggttccaatactTTTAGCCTCACAACATATTGCATAAATGATCGTAAGAGACCCCATGTACTCGATTAATGTTCATGCCGATACATAAGATTTCTTAACTTCATTGATTCTCAATTTAATTAAAGAAGAGCAATCAGTGTAGTGAAGCAGAGAATCTCTTGCAATCCAATTTTTTTCTGGTCTGATTTCATTGTGTAACTTAGTAGATATTGTCATTTCTCCTTCCACAATGTTAGGTAAAGCAAAGAGCCTTTACCCCTTTTCTCTATAAAGTTTCCCGCAATGTGCAGGCATGATTACAAAGAGGATGTCAATTCATGTTGTGGTATTTCTTCTCCTTTTAATGAGAAATATTTGGCCCTTAGACACTTGATTGATGCATGAATGAAATTCGGATTTGAATCCCTTAAgccaacatataaatatatatacatatgtagtCCCACACTTTTTTACCTTTTCATACATCAGAAAACAACGGTTGAAAAGTCTGATAAATGTGTCCTACTGACCAAACCCATTCAATCATAAAAACTTTGGGGCttttcaacttgaaattttggtCAGAAACACTTAAGATTATTTATAGTTGATATTCTAAATGACTAGTATATATTAAGGATCATAACAGCTgaattaaaagcataaaattatCTATGGGAATTAGGGATTCACATGCACATGCAACCTTCTGGATCAGCAAACACAAGCttgaattttcaaatatatataaataaaaagattattcttcaatataaaaataaatacacatCCTCATATTTAACTACTGTGCCCTGCAGAACTTCAccatgtgatgaaattgatttcTGCAATAATGCTTCTTCTGGTATGGGGACAACCTGCAAagatttttcaacaaaaaaaaggaGATTGCTAATCCTAAACACTTTCCATAACAATCTTCATTCACTTTGCtatttattatcttaattatacaTACTACCTAGTTTTTAGTTTACAAAGGAATTACTATCTTAAAGACTAATATTATGCAGTTTGGGATAGAAAGAATTGAAGTCTTGCTTTTTAAGGTTTAAGTTTTTGGTGTTGGTCTAATTACAGAGTATGCAGTGTTTGCAATTTGCATTAAACTTTGATTGTTTTCCTTAAAAAGTGGTATTGACTGTCCAGAAGACTATAATCTGAAACCAAAGAAAATAACGGGGGAATCTGGAGAAAGTAGAGAAacagcatattttgttaatgagaCAATTTGACTGCTCGATGTTTTTATAATGCAAGTTTTAGTCTTTTGCTTTCATATGTTTTCAAATCAATGCTGCCTTTAATTGCTGTCTATATTGGTATTTACAAAACTTAACATGTTATTGAAAATTAGTTATTAAAAAGATCATTCTTCTTTTTTAATCCTATTgtatttattaaatgaattatactCGTATCCTATTTTTGTATTATATCTACAAACTACTAACctaatttcctttttcttttactttatatttcttttttcttttacagCCTTATGGCACTCATAATGTATGggtaaaaaaaattgtaacaaccatatttatttaaaatatataaaaaaattaaatgatattttaattgaaatgataaagcacatgaaaattttaatctaaatttcacgatatataattttttattgatttataaaactataaaatcaggggttatattataaaaaagaaaaccatttatgtatacatataaacTGTAGATTTGATTGGTCAACAAATTGTAAGGATGGGTCAAAATCAAATCACATGGTATGTTGTGGATGCAATATAATGCATctttttaaaccttttttttttgttttagtctATTTAGGGTTTAGCTAAGTTTTTTtccactttattttttatttttcctaaatgATCATGTGGGCTTGAGAATATCACCATTTGGAGCCCCACATGAGAACATGTGAGCTGCATAAGAATGGGCAGAAGAAAGCCTGTTAATACccttcaatttatttatttgaaaaaaaaaacatcatggGACCCTTTTTGTACCAcaagtgaattaaaaagaaaaaataggtcAAAAAAGTCATAAATTTATGTCATAAAGCCTCCATTAATATAAATCCATCAAAAACCTCAGTCAAAAAGACTTGCACATTTTCACATTGTTTGTTCACTGTCTATTTTCAATACCAAAGATTATTGAAACACCCAGATCTTCATGATGTTCAGATTTccccattgtttttttttttaattacaggGAAATCCAGGTCTgagaattaattattattttatttgttttgaatttGTTAAAAGTAACAAAAGCTTGGAAATGTAAAATGTGTAACAAATGCTTAGCACCAGTAGGACGCCACAAATAATTGTTTGGTAGTTTAGGTCCACGATGATTCAAAAGGTACACCAATGGATTTTGGCCCATTCTTTTTATCCTTTATGAAATggcatttctttaaaaaatgaataaaataattaatttgcggATATTAGAATTTGTATTCAAATTTTACAtatcattttttttagaaaaatcataaatcaatccaACTTCGGGTTTCATTCAAAAAGATTTGTATTACCTATGTGTACTTCATACTATTCGACCAATAAAACAGTATACTTCATCctaattcataattatttttttttagattattagcCTCGCCTTCCTGTTCTAGGCCAGTATTTATCATCATCATATTCTACTCTctttttttcatgaaatcatcATGTTCAACTTAGggtttttttcttcatttccaattttaaactcaaaatgaatttatgttttaagtttcTCTTTCCTTTATTGCAATAACAAAATAACCTTAGATTGGAGAGAGTCGAAAGATTTAAAATAGGGTTGCTTTttcaatgcatatatatatatatgatcactAGAAGAAGTAGATCATATATATGCATGCAATGATCAAAATGCAGCCATATAAAGCAAAACTGATCAATAAATAAATGTAAACTAATTGTCCGcttttatatatactaaaaaGAAGTGCTACTGTATATTATTTCATGTAGTACCAAATTCACAGACAAAAGAAATTGATAGTATAAAGTTTCTTTCGTACCTTAATTACCAATGTCCTGCTGGTTGCCAACAGTGTTCTGCTTTTTCCTATAATCTCATGGATGCATGCCTCTTGTCTTACTTGGATGCTGAATCTTACTTGTACTACTTGGTCCCCTCTTTTTATCTAAaccaatataaaaatttaaataaaaatgtttttttttctgcGGATGCAATAAGAAATCTGTGTGCTTGTATTGTATTCGATTAGATTCGTAACTTTAATTCATTTACGGAAAAGTATCCAATCGATCAAGATGAATGGCTCTCCGATGTTAGTTCAACTGTTAGATGAAAAAGAGAATTCTCTCTCCCATATGTACCAATATCCATCCAGACGGTACCTGTTTATAAGTTGGAGACCAACATGGTCCACTGTACCAAATAGAGGTCGGCTCCCAGGGGTATTATTTGGATTTAAGATGAGTATCGTATTTAAATACATGCAGTACAAGTATATATACTCAGCTATCTAAAAAGGGTTTGTATTTCATACTTGTGTTCAAATATATACTCCATGGAATCCTGATAAGATGATGAGAACTTTCTTATTATTTCCCACAAGCTAAAGAATGAAAGTAGGAATGTCAAAGCCTTCTCGCTAGCTCTACCAGGCCAGTCTAATACTGTTTCTAAACCTTGATTAATTGACTAGAAATGCTGAAACCTCATTTCAACTTGTTCCCATTGACTGAACTCTAAGGTTAGCATACAGGCCTAAAGTTCACAAATGTATTAGGATTTAGATATATGCATGTGTTTGTGTAACTGTTTATACGTATGTCTCGTAACAGGACTGGGGatttattaataaaatgattttgggGGAAATTTGAGAAACTAATATTGATTGTTTGTATAGCTTTTGGCCTATGAGAAAGAAGATAAATATAGATGCTTGATGTGGTGTCAAAATCTATCTATagatacacacacatatatatgtcTAGTTAAGCAATATATTATGTGACTGTCAGAAACACCAAGATGTTGTCTGTTGTTCCTACCTGCAGAATCAGATGATTTGGTCAGTTTTCTTCATCAAAAAGGCATATTTCATTACGAATTTTGCAGGCCTTTAGAAACTTCAAACCCATGCTAGCTTAtatctgtgtgtgtgtgtgtgtgtgtgtgtgtgtgtacacACACTAATTACATTCCCTAAATGAGTACTGGATAACCGCCAGTTCCATGCTGCCACCAAGTTAGAAATTAATAATGTTTACACTGATCTTATTAACTGGAAAATCTATCTAGCAGAAAACATATATAGGGCTTTCCATAACATATATCTACATATATATAAAGATGCATGTTGTGATTTCatactaatttttctttttcgttcATTCAAATTGGGGGAAGGGGATGGGTTTCAATTTCATATTATCTGGGTACTCTTTGTTATTACCAAACAACATTGTTCATTCTCCCGTTACAAGCTTTAGATTGCAATAACCATTGACTAGATAAATAATCAACATTTTCAACTGTGAATTCATTCCAGCTTCTTGTTATATCTTTACAGAGAGCATAATGTCTATTCCTAATGATGTTTATATTGCATGAActtatatacacacatatatatatgacactGAAATATATACCAACCTGAGGAAGGATGTTCAGCTAGAAAGAAGCAAATAAAcagaaaataaaatcttttttcAAATGCACCACAATATTCACCAATTCCTGAAGAAAAAAGCTGCTACAGATTTCAGATAACTAAAAGCAAAAAGGATATATCCAGATCTTCAAGTTGGTCATTTTCTTTTGCTCTTCAtaaagtttaaaaagaaaaagaaaaaggaaaaaaagaacagCCTTCGTACCCTTAAGTAAACTTATTAATACATAATAGAAAGGGAAAACTAAACTAAACAAACCCTGATTGTTTCAATCGACTAAAGCTGCAATCAATCAGAATGATAGACTTAGATGGTAAAGATATTTATTACCTTTGTTGTATATATATGCGCATACATATTAATATTACATCGGTATGGTATGTGTAAAGGAGTTTCACCTTGATCAAAGTGGAAATAATCTCCCTTTATTTGCAATTGAAAGTAGCCCATACGTTCGCTGATGCAGCATCATCAAGATTCAAGATTCCATTTGAAAGGACACTTGGAAGAAGAGAGAAGCCCTTACCAAAGCTTGCGAATCTTGATGATGCCGCACCTGCAAACGCGGACTGATCAAAATGGTCTTGATGTGATGAGATCCCATCTCCCTCATGCAAAAGTGCTGAGGAAAAggataaaaccctaaaccctttcTTTGGAAAACCCTAAAGGGAGAAATTAATTGGTAGAAGAAGAAAAGGAACAAGTATATATAGAGAGAGCCCCTATACTGTCAGGTTGGCTTATATTATGTGATCTGGTGTACCAGAATACCGATCCTTGAGGAGGGAATCATGAGTCATCCATACCTAGCCCACTTGCAAGTACAGGTGTCTAATAAACAACTGCTGGCTTTTGTTTAAAGgagataataaaataatcatgATTCTATTCTGCAAGAGACCAACACCCATGGGTTGGTTTTTATGCCCCTCAAATTTAATTAAAGGGTAAATTAATTCTgatattactaaattattaataaatttatattttaattatttaattttaaaaaattaaaaattaatttaaatttttattttaaagcaaatttcatatttaatcacTTATGTATTATTTAGATTACGTTTTattcattaaactttaaaaagttatgaTATAAGCATTAAGctgttaatttattatattttgattatatTATATCAGAAACCCTTGTGGCAATAAAATTGTCATTTAATACCAACGTATGATCCACATAAATGCCCATTTGGTGATTTCATCACCAGTTCCATCCTTTATTCACTGCCACCACCACCAACCATCATCATTCTCCATAGTTCATTCACACACAAATTAAAGCAATTTACAGTTTATTTCTTCAATAATCCTCAACCTTTATCAGCTCCAATCACAAATTCCTTCCCTGTTTACCCAGAGCATTATTTATTGTCGCCAAAGCAACTTGGCTTTTCTCATTGAAATTTTAGGTATAAATGAATAATTACGTGGAAACCAACTTCTTCAAAGTTGAGAAAAAGCTAAGAAACATAGTTACATGCCTTGAAAGAAACATAGTTACATGCCCTTGACATTGCAAGGTCACCCAATCGAAGCAATAAAATAACAGATCAAGGGAAATGGTAGAATATACAAAACCAGAACTGTGAAAATAACACACTCACATTAATTTGTACACTTAATATAAACTAACACACAagtatttcttccttttttttccaaCTAGAACTCTAGTAATATAAACTACGCAAAACAGCGATGCAACATCACCAAATACTAAAGCAACTAAAAAACATTCAACCGAAATATGTAACACGTATCGGAGATGGAAACTAATCTATTACGTACCTTGCGCCAGTGTAGAGTATTCCCGCAATTGCAGTTGTGATTATGCTTTTTACCTGGTTCATGGGTGTTCGATGGTTCAATGGTTGTGCTACTCAAAGAAGTACTTGAACCGACATCCTAATATTGGCTCATACCCAAGACCGTTTCAGGGTTTACAAAGAATATAAGATTCTGGATTTGGTTTGGATATTGCAAATTGTTATAGCTTTTAAAGTTGAGATTTGAGATGAATaggtgaaaaaaaatttaattttcatatctgAGATGAAAACAGAAAAAAGATTTGAAATGAAGAATAAGATGAAAAAATAGagtaataaaagaataaaaatcaaTTAGTTCAAAAGTCAAATTATCTAAGCGTTTATGTGGATTAGACGTGGGTATTAAACAACAGATTTATTGCTGTtggatcaaaatataaaaatttgataatgttaATATCATAccgtaattatttaaaatttagtgatttaaaatgtaatttgaacTCTATgtaagtaattaaattaatttcaagtGAAGATTCGATGATCGATACAGTGGATCAATATTTATCAATGAGTAAAATAACACATCTTAAATCTAAGTTGCTCTAATAATAAATATCGGAGATAAAAAAATActctttaaattttgatttatatatttttaatattcaaagttgtttaataaaaaaaaactaaactataaaaaaaataaaaaattattaatgtaaatAATACGAACAAAGAATACCgtagaataataataaatgaaacttttcaaataatttaacatCTATTTTTACAACTAGAAGGCAAAGCTATTAATAGTTGATAAACATTGCAAAACCTTACCCTGAACTAAATTAAGCTTTTCATGTGGATTACTTTTGTAAGAGATCCAAATCCCAGATTAAATTGAACCAAAAAGCTGCCTTCCCTTGCCATCCCAGGGGCCCACACCAACCAAGACCTAGCAAGCTTTCCATATTTGCACCCACTCACATTTCTAAAATTCTTAAGTTTTTCTTTGTCCTACCCTACCCACGGTTTATACTTGCGATATTAGTTTGTACAAGCC
The sequence above is drawn from the Gossypium hirsutum isolate 1008001.06 chromosome A05, Gossypium_hirsutum_v2.1, whole genome shotgun sequence genome and encodes:
- the LOC121229304 gene encoding uncharacterized protein → MDEKWKLSKKEASGTHCSSSSKFSLPRSFSTKSISSKSPLLRSSSQKNSCSSSSSSSSSKCALPRSYSQKTSISRKCSSLAKEQKARFYIMRRCVAMLVCWHKHGDS